A stretch of DNA from Candidatus Hydrogenedentota bacterium:
CCCGCCCCCGTACCGCCAGCGTCTCGCTGGCCCTGTCTTCTGCCCCCCGTACCGCCAGCGTCCCGCTGGCCTTGTCTTCCTTTCAAACACCGGGCCGGCGCGAAACCCAAAGACAAGGCCGCCGAGACGGCGGCGGTACAGAACAGCCCCGCATGCCCGCCCCCGTACCGCCAGCGTCCCGCTGGCCCTGTCTTCTGCTCCCGTACCGCCAGCGTCTCGCTGGCCCTGTCTTCCTTTCAAACACCGAGCCGGCGCGAAACCCGAAGACAAGGCCGCCGAGACGGCGGCGGTACAGAACAGCCCCGCATGCCCGCCCCCGTACCGCCAGCGTCTCGCTGGCCCTGTCTTCTGCCCCCCGTACCGCCAGCGTCCCGCTGGCCTTGTCTTCCTTTCAAACACCGGGCCGGCGCGAAACCCGAAGACAAGGCCGCCGGGACGGCGGCGGTACGGAACGGCCCCCGCCCGAGGGAAAGGGACCCCAAAAAGAAGGCGGCCCCCGCCTGGAGAGGCGGGGGCCGCCGGAATCGTCGGGGGAATCAGACGTTTTCGGGGACCACGAAGGGGTCGCGGTACTTGCGGGTGAGCAGGGCGGTGGCCTCGGGGTCGCCGGTGAACTCGTTCTTGGCCTCGTCGTAGGTGAGGTCGCGGTTGAGCTTGACGGAGATCAGGCCGAGGTGGCACAGGGCGGAGGAGAGATGCCCCTCGCGGATGGGCGCGTTGACCTTGGAGGGGTCGTTGGCGCGGATGCAGTCAATGAAGTTGCCGTAGTGGTCGCCTTCCTGGCTGTTCTCCGGGCCGGGCTCGCCCTTCTCGCCGAGGTAGACCTTGTAGTGCTCGTAGGAGTCAATGACCATGTAGCCCTTGTCGCCGTAGAAGATGACGCCGACCTTGGCGCCCTTCTCGTCGTTGGTGCACCAGGGGCGCACGTCGAAAACGAGCATCTTGCCCATCTTGCCCGCGTTGGGGTAGTCGTACGCCGTGGTGATGACGTTCGGGACTTCCTTGTCGTCGTCGAAGATGAGCTTGCGGCCCATGCCGGAGACCTTCGTGGGCAGCTCGACGCCCAGGCCCCAGCGGGCCACGTCCATCTGGTGCACGCCCTGGTTGCCGATGTCGCCGTTGCCGTAGTCCCACATGTAGTGCCAGTTGTAGTGGAAGCGGTTCGGGTTGAAGGGGCGCTCGGGCGCGGGGCCGAGCCACATGTTGTAGTCCACGCCCTCGGGGGCCTGGCCGTCCGGCTTCTTGCCGATGTCGTCGCGCCAGCGGTAGCACAGCCCGCGGGCCATGTACACCTCGCCGATGACGCCCTCGTTCAGCAGGCGGATGGCCTCCTGCATGGAGGGGTTGCTGCGGATCTGGGAGCCGTGCTGCACGACCTTGCCGTACTTCTGGGCGGCCTCGACCAGCTTGGCGCCCTCGAACACGTTGTGGGAGCAGGGCTTCTCGACGTAGACGTGCTTGCCCGCCTGGAGCGCCCAGATGGCCGCGAGGGAGTGCCAGTGGTTCGGCGTGGCGACGGTCACCGCGTCAATGTCCGGGTTCTGGTAGAGCTCGCGCATGTCCTTGTAGGTCTTCGGCTTGCCGCCCAGCTTCTCCAGCTGCTTCACGTAGCTGCCGAACTGCTTCTCGTCCACGTCGCAGACGGCCGCCACCTCGACGTTTTCCTGGCGGAGGAGGCCCTTGAGGTGGTCGCGGCCCCGGCCGCGCAGGCCGACGATGCCCACGCGGACCCGGTCGTTTGCACCGGCCCACGACGTCTTCGACGTGCCGACCATCATCACCCCCGCGGCGGCGCCCATGGCGGCCCCGCGCACGAAATTCCTG
This window harbors:
- a CDS encoding Gfo/Idh/MocA family oxidoreductase, giving the protein MPKQQKGIDVMSKEVSRRNFVRGAAMGAAAGVMMVGTSKTSWAGANDRVRVGIVGLRGRGRDHLKGLLRQENVEVAAVCDVDEKQFGSYVKQLEKLGGKPKTYKDMRELYQNPDIDAVTVATPNHWHSLAAIWALQAGKHVYVEKPCSHNVFEGAKLVEAAQKYGKVVQHGSQIRSNPSMQEAIRLLNEGVIGEVYMARGLCYRWRDDIGKKPDGQAPEGVDYNMWLGPAPERPFNPNRFHYNWHYMWDYGNGDIGNQGVHQMDVARWGLGVELPTKVSGMGRKLIFDDDKEVPNVITTAYDYPNAGKMGKMLVFDVRPWCTNDEKGAKVGVIFYGDKGYMVIDSYEHYKVYLGEKGEPGPENSQEGDHYGNFIDCIRANDPSKVNAPIREGHLSSALCHLGLISVKLNRDLTYDEAKNEFTGDPEATALLTRKYRDPFVVPENV